The following are from one region of the Nicotiana tomentosiformis chromosome 7, ASM39032v3, whole genome shotgun sequence genome:
- the LOC138895944 gene encoding uncharacterized protein, which translates to MPRDFFVVPDRVSMLVGDSIVMDSVYRPCVVTIVGLETRVDLLLLSMGDFDVILGMDWLSPCHAILDCHAKTVALAMLGLTMIKWRGSLNYVPGRVISFLKAQRMVGKGCLAYLGFVRDVGAVTPTIYYILVVRDFPDVFPADLSGMPPDRDIDFGIDLMSDTQPISILLYRMSPEELKELKKQLQELLDKGFIRPSVSPWGAPVVFVKKEDGTMRMRIDYRQLNKLRCIKCQYQMD; encoded by the coding sequence atgcctcgtgatttCTTTGTTGTGCCTGATCGTGTTTCTATgctggtgggtgattctattgttatgGACAGTGTGTATCGgccgtgtgtggtgactattgtgGGATTAGAGACGAGAGTTGATCTCTTACTGCTTAGTATGggtgattttgacgtgattctaggcatggattggttgtcaccatgtcatgctattctggattgtcacgctaagaccgtggcATTGGCGATGCTGGGATTGACTATGAttaagtggagaggttctctgaaCTATGTTCCCGGTAGAGTTATCTCAtttttgaaggcccaacggatggttgggaagggatgtttggcatatttgggctttgtgagggatgttggtgctgttACTCCTACCATTTATTATATTCTAGTGgtgcgagactttccagatgtatttcctgcagacttgtcgggcatgccacccgacagggacattgattttggaaTTGACTTAATGTcggacactcaacccatttctattctttTGTATCGTATGTCACCagaagagttgaaggaattgaaaaagcagcttcaggagcttcttgataaggggttcattaggcctagtgtgtcaccttggggtgcaccggtggtGTTTGTGAAGAAggaggatggtactatgcggatgcgcattgattataggcagttaaacaaacTCAGATGTATCAAGTGCCAGTACCAAATGGAttag